The following are from one region of the Escherichia sp. E4742 genome:
- a CDS encoding contact-dependent growth inhibition system immunity protein encodes MMKDKKTIKQIYNLDLDDSEEKSGLIKWYNHLLGKTPDDLDEVDVSKMIRQKILPKLAIDKAIDILKDNPQIGEMYEGDVLNTLYFLAKDEQLSQEQLEKLKNTVIGFEMKISDFEWMDVEEKNTFLKNMQAIKAL; translated from the coding sequence ATGATGAAAGATAAAAAAACAATAAAACAAATTTATAATTTAGATTTAGATGACTCGGAAGAGAAAAGTGGATTAATAAAATGGTATAATCATCTACTGGGCAAAACACCAGATGACTTGGATGAAGTAGATGTTTCTAAAATGATTCGGCAGAAAATCTTACCAAAATTGGCAATAGACAAAGCTATTGATATTTTAAAAGATAATCCTCAGATAGGTGAAATGTATGAAGGTGATGTACTGAATACTCTTTATTTTCTAGCAAAAGATGAACAGCTTAGTCAGGAGCAACTGGAAAAATTAAAAAATACTGTGATAGGATTTGAAATGAAAATATCAGACTTTGAGTGGATGGATGTTGAGGAAAAAAATACTTTTCTCAAAAACATGCAAGCCATTAAAGCTCTTTGA